Proteins encoded in a region of the Neoarius graeffei isolate fNeoGra1 chromosome 3, fNeoGra1.pri, whole genome shotgun sequence genome:
- the LOC132883044 gene encoding coiled-coil domain-containing protein 106-like, producing the protein MEGKEETSSSSRKMQTRSGPLKDNAGKRGRCDTEDDSSGTVQMAPTAKLQKHKHDLELAKMKIACQEDLIKELTKEIDFLKDQLSQISRNVRNPSPEASTSHANFSASSKSSSESTNPSTNTSDSSVSSSSSISDDRRKRKNTKKKKGKKGTRERRSKRSSILRARGPDEVIARYWKVLKAYKKKKSITAACKIVGVDHNTITLNAPIAEPSIAAPEKFAEFKEEHSTKQKLGDFAGKYLDGIRDNPDIDRKVQALKKARQLLPVGKGDF; encoded by the exons ATGGAGGGAAAGGAAGAAACATCTTCGTCCTCCAGAAAAATGCAAACCCGTTCTGGACCTCTAAAAGATAATGCTGGCAAGAGGGGCCGTTGTGATACAGAGGATGACTCTTCTG GTACTGTGCAAATGGCCCCCACTGCCAAACTCCAGAAGCACAAACATGACCTGGAGCTGGCTAAAATGAAAATAGCTTGTCAGGAAGACTTGATCAAAGAGCTAACCAAGGAGATAGACTTTTTAAAAGACCAGCTGTCTCAGA TATCAAGAAATGTGAGAAACCCATCCCCTGAAGCATCCACATCACATGCTAATTTTTCTGCATCCTCCAAGTCAAGCTCAGAGTCTACCAACCCATCCACAAACACTTCAGACTCATCAGTCTCCTCAAGTTCCTCTATTTCTGATGataggaggaagaggaagaacacaaagaagaagaaggggaAGAAAGGAACAAGGGAGAGACGAAGCAAACGGAGCAGTATTTTAAGAG CTCGTGGACCAGATGAGGTAATTGCACGTTACTGGAAGGTGTTGAAGgcctataagaagaagaagagcatcACTGCTGCTTGCAAAATAGTGGGAGTAGATCACAACACAATTACACTGAATGCACCAATTGCAGAGCCTTCCATTGCTGCCCCTGAGAAGTTCGCTGAATTCAAAGAAGAGCATTCCACAAAGCAGAAGCTTGGTGATTTTGCTGGGAAATATTTGGATGGCATCCGTGACAACCCAGATATTGACCGTAAAGTGCAGGCACTTAAGAAGGCAAGGCAACTGTTGCCTGTTGGAAAGGGGGACTTTTGA